The following coding sequences lie in one Paracidovorax avenae genomic window:
- a CDS encoding RidA family protein, with amino-acid sequence MTSHAPAPNASPAARPVLSFINPPGLYDPAPNGYSHLAIVQGPVRTIHVAGQGGEDAEGRLAEGFDAQVRRALDNLCTALAAAGAAPRDVARLTVLVVDHSEERLRSFGAALLSRWAGAALPACTLIPVPRLALDGMLFEIDATAVLPAA; translated from the coding sequence ATGACTTCTCACGCGCCTGCTCCGAATGCCTCCCCCGCTGCCCGTCCCGTGCTGTCCTTCATCAATCCGCCCGGGCTCTACGACCCTGCGCCGAACGGCTATTCCCACCTGGCCATCGTGCAGGGGCCGGTCCGCACCATCCACGTAGCCGGCCAGGGCGGGGAGGACGCGGAGGGCCGGCTGGCCGAAGGTTTCGATGCCCAGGTGCGCCGGGCCCTGGACAACCTCTGCACCGCGCTGGCCGCCGCGGGCGCTGCGCCGCGCGACGTCGCCCGCCTCACGGTGCTGGTGGTGGACCACTCCGAAGAGCGGCTGCGCTCCTTCGGCGCGGCGCTGCTCTCCCGCTGGGCCGGCGCTGCCCTGCCGGCCTGTACGCTGATTCCCGTGCCGCGCCTCGCGCTCGATGGCATGCTGTTCGAAATCGACGCCACGGCGGTGCTGCCTGCGGCGTGA
- a CDS encoding MFS transporter, with amino-acid sequence MPSSSPATPAGSAPHTQAPAGLSTPVLLLMATACGLCAGANYFNQPLLHSIAVQLGVSESRAAFTVTIAQVSYAAGLLLLVPLGDKLERRRLVVALMALAACGLFMSGFAGSFGALAAGTLMTGLFSVAAQVLVPMAAALAAPGRSGRAVGLVMSGLLVGILAARSVAGLLSGVGGWSLVYRVGGIAILVVAVALWFTLPAVRTPNPPSYGQVLRSLATLARQHPRLRSRALLGGLSFGSVSVLFSTMALMLAGPAHRMGDAQIGLVGLAGVAGALMANWAGRMADRGHEQWTTRASVLLLAASWGALWLGGSSLPWFLVGVLAIDLALQGVHISNQNVIYALAPQARSRLNAVYMTTYFGGAALGSALGSAAWQHGGWGATCAAGLAVAGANCAAMWHDARLARQAARHG; translated from the coding sequence ATGCCATCCAGTTCCCCTGCCACCCCCGCGGGCAGCGCCCCGCACACCCAGGCCCCCGCAGGGCTGTCCACCCCGGTACTGCTGCTCATGGCCACCGCCTGCGGCCTCTGCGCCGGGGCCAACTACTTCAACCAGCCCCTGCTGCATTCGATCGCCGTGCAACTGGGCGTGAGCGAATCCCGCGCTGCGTTCACCGTGACGATCGCCCAGGTGTCGTATGCGGCCGGCCTGCTGCTGCTGGTGCCGCTGGGCGACAAGCTGGAGCGGCGGCGCCTGGTGGTGGCGCTGATGGCGCTGGCCGCCTGCGGGCTGTTCATGAGCGGCTTCGCGGGCAGCTTCGGCGCACTGGCCGCCGGCACGCTGATGACGGGGCTGTTCTCGGTGGCGGCCCAGGTGCTGGTACCGATGGCCGCGGCGCTGGCCGCGCCGGGGCGCAGCGGCCGCGCGGTGGGGCTCGTGATGAGCGGCCTGCTGGTGGGCATCCTGGCGGCGCGCAGCGTGGCGGGGCTGCTGTCGGGCGTGGGCGGATGGAGCCTGGTGTACCGCGTGGGCGGGATCGCGATCCTGGTGGTGGCCGTGGCGCTGTGGTTCACCCTGCCGGCGGTGCGCACGCCGAACCCGCCCAGCTACGGGCAGGTGCTGCGCTCGCTGGCCACCCTGGCGCGGCAGCACCCGCGGCTGCGCAGCCGGGCCCTGCTGGGCGGCCTGTCGTTCGGCTCGGTGAGCGTGCTGTTTTCCACGATGGCGCTGATGCTGGCCGGGCCGGCGCACCGGATGGGAGACGCGCAGATCGGCCTGGTGGGGCTGGCAGGCGTGGCCGGCGCGCTCATGGCCAACTGGGCGGGCCGCATGGCCGACCGCGGCCATGAGCAGTGGACCACCCGGGCCTCCGTGCTGCTGCTCGCGGCCAGCTGGGGCGCGCTGTGGCTGGGCGGATCCAGCCTGCCGTGGTTCCTGGTGGGGGTGCTGGCGATCGACCTGGCGCTGCAGGGCGTGCACATCAGCAACCAGAACGTGATCTACGCCCTGGCGCCGCAGGCCCGCTCGCGGCTCAATGCCGTGTACATGACGACCTATTTCGGCGGTGCCGCCCTGGGTTCCGCGCTGGGTTCGGCGGCATGGCAGCACGGCGGCTGGGGCGCCACCTGCGCCGCCGGCCTGGCGGTGGCGGGCGCGAACTGCGCCGCGATGTGGCACGACGCCCGGCTGGCACGGCAGGCGGCCCGCCACGGATGA
- a CDS encoding IclR family transcriptional regulator, translated as MTEETDRYRAPALDKGLDILELLAGQPHGLTRAEIVKAMGRSPGEIYRMLERLVARDYVTRSPQGDRYALSLKLFVLGHSHPPMERMVSQALPVMEGFATAAQQSCHLGVYNRGDITVVAQVNGPGNWGLSIRLGVRVSLIDTGSGHVMLAFQTEQRRAEMLAEYQATQGAAGDAPMQPAELHTILEHVRTQGWWQGDSQQAFGVIDISMPVRGPQGQALAVLTCPFIRRPDRPLEADLQAAREQLAQAADALSIR; from the coding sequence ATGACAGAAGAAACCGATCGCTACCGTGCTCCCGCCCTGGACAAGGGGCTGGACATCCTCGAGCTGCTGGCCGGCCAGCCCCATGGCCTCACCCGCGCCGAGATCGTCAAGGCCATGGGCCGCAGCCCGGGCGAGATCTACCGCATGCTCGAGAGGCTGGTGGCGCGCGACTACGTCACCCGCTCACCGCAGGGCGACCGTTATGCGCTCAGCCTCAAGCTCTTCGTGCTGGGGCACAGCCATCCGCCCATGGAGCGCATGGTGTCCCAGGCCCTGCCGGTGATGGAGGGCTTCGCCACGGCGGCGCAGCAGTCCTGCCACCTGGGCGTCTATAACCGGGGGGACATCACGGTGGTGGCCCAGGTCAACGGACCGGGCAACTGGGGCCTGTCGATCCGGCTGGGCGTGCGGGTGAGCCTGATCGACACGGGCTCGGGCCACGTGATGCTGGCCTTCCAGACCGAGCAGCGCCGCGCCGAGATGCTGGCCGAATACCAGGCCACGCAGGGGGCCGCGGGCGACGCGCCCATGCAGCCGGCGGAACTGCACACCATCCTGGAGCATGTGCGCACGCAGGGCTGGTGGCAGGGCGACAGCCAGCAGGCCTTCGGCGTGATCGACATTTCCATGCCCGTGCGCGGGCCGCAGGGCCAGGCGCTGGCGGTGCTGACCTGTCCCTTCATCCGCCGCCCGGACCGGCCGCTGGAAGCCGACCTGCAGGCTGCGCGCGAGCAATTGGCGCAGGCGGCGGACGCGCTGTCGATCCGCTGA
- a CDS encoding porin: MNTHSKTTLAAAAALLATAGTLPGAAHAQSNVTLYGRVVAGVEYIDKIADPTTGQTNSLTRAADNQWGTSMIGFRGKEDLGGGLSAVFNLEGGFSATKGTTGSAFFNRRSLVGLSSASWGTLMFGKNLFNSNDVWNIDPTGQQFMSSATLVRGRNWPGVNNVIEYTTPNFGGFTANVQVGMGEQPGSNKRLRNEGLSLAYAANDLEVRAMLNSRRDANGNYSDAYNYSKDAILGGTYRIGAAKLFAAYEAISAPDATSGAPSKLKHGWLGVRYDVTPALTLIGAGYRVSANRGNGNATLLMVGADYYLSKRTFLYASLGGVNNSSTANYAADVTVNGPGAGASQRAMYFGMGHSF, from the coding sequence GTGAATACGCATTCCAAGACAACCCTGGCGGCTGCGGCCGCGCTCCTGGCCACGGCCGGCACGCTGCCCGGCGCGGCGCACGCGCAGTCCAACGTCACGCTCTATGGCCGCGTGGTCGCGGGCGTGGAATACATCGACAAGATCGCCGACCCCACGACCGGCCAGACGAACTCGCTCACCCGCGCCGCCGACAACCAGTGGGGAACGAGCATGATCGGCTTCCGCGGCAAGGAAGACCTGGGCGGCGGCCTGAGCGCCGTCTTCAACCTGGAGGGCGGCTTCAGCGCCACCAAGGGCACGACCGGGTCCGCGTTCTTCAACCGCCGTTCGCTGGTGGGCCTGAGCAGCGCCAGCTGGGGTACGCTGATGTTCGGCAAGAACCTCTTCAACAGCAACGACGTGTGGAACATCGATCCCACGGGCCAGCAGTTCATGAGCAGCGCGACGCTGGTGCGCGGCCGCAACTGGCCGGGCGTGAACAACGTCATCGAATACACCACGCCCAACTTCGGCGGCTTCACCGCCAACGTGCAGGTGGGCATGGGCGAGCAGCCGGGCTCGAACAAGCGGCTGCGCAACGAAGGCCTGTCGCTGGCCTATGCCGCGAACGACCTCGAAGTGCGTGCCATGCTCAACAGCCGGCGCGATGCCAACGGCAACTACAGCGACGCCTACAACTATTCCAAGGACGCGATCCTGGGCGGCACCTACCGCATCGGCGCGGCCAAGCTGTTCGCCGCCTACGAGGCCATCTCCGCCCCCGACGCCACGTCCGGCGCACCCAGCAAGCTCAAGCACGGCTGGCTGGGCGTGCGCTACGACGTGACGCCTGCGCTGACCCTGATCGGCGCGGGCTACCGCGTCAGCGCCAACCGGGGCAACGGCAACGCCACGCTGCTGATGGTCGGCGCGGACTACTACCTGTCCAAGCGCACCTTCCTGTATGCATCGCTCGGCGGCGTGAACAACAGCTCCACCGCCAACTACGCGGCCGACGTCACCGTCAACGGTCCCGGCGCAGGCGCATCGCAGCGCGCCATGTACTTCGGCATGGGCCACTCGTTCTGA
- the ylqF gene encoding ribosome biogenesis GTPase YlqF: MAIQWFPGHMHSTRKAIGERIKDIDVVIELLDARLPGSSANPLLAELTGHRPTLKVLNKQDVADAARTPAWLDWYNARPDTRAIGLDASDTAPARRLIDACRQLAPQRGGMAKPMRVLICGIPNVGKSTLINTLTGKTQAKTGDEAGITKLEQRIVLDDDFYLWDTPGMLWPRITIPESGYKLAASGAVGRNAYDEEEVALELLAYLQRHYAPLLDARYRLGLDPAAIAALHDDELLTLIARKRGAVMSGGRVNLQKAAELVMTDFRSAILGRITLETPPEFEAWSAAAQVQEAARAAKKAERESRRKGGRPVRGAETEGD, from the coding sequence ATGGCCATCCAATGGTTTCCCGGCCACATGCATTCCACGCGCAAGGCGATCGGCGAGCGCATCAAGGACATCGACGTCGTCATCGAACTGCTGGACGCGCGCCTGCCCGGCTCCAGCGCCAACCCGCTGCTGGCCGAACTCACGGGCCACCGGCCCACGCTGAAGGTGCTGAACAAGCAGGACGTGGCCGATGCCGCCCGCACGCCGGCCTGGCTCGACTGGTACAACGCCCGTCCCGACACCCGCGCCATCGGGCTGGATGCCTCCGACACCGCACCGGCCCGCCGCCTGATCGATGCCTGCCGGCAGCTCGCGCCCCAGCGCGGCGGCATGGCCAAGCCCATGCGCGTGCTGATCTGCGGCATTCCCAACGTGGGCAAGTCCACCCTGATCAACACGCTCACCGGCAAGACCCAGGCGAAGACCGGCGACGAGGCCGGCATCACCAAGCTCGAGCAGCGCATCGTGCTGGACGATGATTTCTACCTGTGGGACACCCCGGGCATGCTCTGGCCGCGCATCACCATTCCCGAGAGCGGCTACAAGCTCGCCGCGAGCGGCGCGGTGGGCCGCAATGCCTACGACGAGGAAGAGGTGGCGCTGGAACTGCTGGCCTACCTGCAGCGCCACTACGCGCCCCTGCTGGACGCGCGCTACCGCCTCGGGCTGGACCCGGCCGCGATCGCGGCGCTGCACGACGACGAACTGCTCACGCTGATCGCGCGCAAGCGCGGGGCCGTGATGTCGGGCGGGCGGGTGAACCTGCAGAAGGCGGCCGAACTGGTCATGACGGATTTCCGCAGTGCCATCCTCGGGCGCATCACGCTGGAGACGCCGCCCGAATTCGAGGCCTGGAGCGCGGCGGCGCAAGTGCAGGAAGCCGCCCGCGCCGCCAAAAAGGCCGAGCGCGAATCGCGCCGCAAGGGAGGGCGGCCCGTCAGGGGAGCCGAAACCGAAGGCGACTGA
- a CDS encoding oxidoreductase-like domain-containing protein, giving the protein MAELPPLRTADDAARAFAGLQALAQARGVALRPPPEPPTTCCGRGCNGCVWEGFYAAAHWWCEDAQEALAPSPAGMPAAPGP; this is encoded by the coding sequence CTGGCGGAACTTCCGCCCCTGCGCACCGCGGACGACGCGGCGCGGGCGTTCGCCGGACTGCAGGCACTGGCACAGGCCCGCGGCGTCGCGCTGCGGCCGCCGCCGGAGCCGCCCACCACCTGCTGCGGCCGCGGCTGCAACGGCTGCGTCTGGGAGGGTTTCTATGCCGCCGCGCACTGGTGGTGCGAAGACGCACAGGAGGCGCTGGCGCCGTCCCCCGCCGGCATGCCCGCGGCCCCGGGCCCCTGA
- a CDS encoding ATP-binding protein, which produces MPATATPAADPADASLEGGHSAARALAARHAPQRLEAVEATGLLDSPAEPGFDSLTATAARLLGAAACFISVVDGRRDFYKSQSGFPEALARTREMQGQTFCHFTLDRDDALVIRDTHAEPQWRAVPTVESLGVRAYVGVPLKAHGHNIGSFCVIDMRPRAWTDDELETIRQLAVSAARELDLRTALAAAQEAAATARAQALARERVLAVVAHDLRTPLQVLQLSATRIQRCAEVPPEAVVQRMLSAVGMMASLVEGLLRPSDSASTVQALPLATLATDAVEMMAPIAEKCGIALVAGPVPETQVRVDYGQMVRVLGNLIGNSLKYSPEGSTVRIAGTCSSPHAARSVELTVADNGMGMAPEEIARAFEPGWQGETARARKDGIGLGLGIVKSLVEANRGQVRMESRPGQGTSVTITLPHA; this is translated from the coding sequence ATGCCTGCCACCGCGACCCCTGCCGCCGATCCGGCCGACGCCTCCCTGGAGGGGGGGCATTCCGCCGCCCGTGCCCTGGCGGCCCGCCACGCGCCGCAGCGCCTGGAGGCCGTGGAGGCCACGGGCCTGCTCGACTCCCCCGCGGAGCCGGGCTTCGACAGCCTGACGGCGACCGCGGCCCGCCTGCTGGGCGCCGCGGCATGCTTCATTTCCGTCGTCGATGGGCGGCGCGATTTCTACAAGAGCCAGTCCGGCTTTCCCGAGGCGCTGGCACGCACCCGGGAAATGCAGGGGCAGACGTTCTGCCACTTCACGCTGGACCGGGACGATGCGCTGGTCATCCGCGATACGCACGCCGAGCCGCAATGGCGCGCCGTGCCCACCGTGGAGAGCCTGGGCGTGCGCGCCTACGTGGGCGTGCCCCTGAAGGCGCACGGGCACAACATCGGCAGCTTCTGCGTGATCGACATGCGCCCGCGCGCCTGGACGGACGACGAACTGGAGACCATCCGCCAGCTGGCCGTCTCCGCGGCGCGCGAACTGGACCTGCGCACCGCCCTGGCCGCCGCGCAGGAGGCCGCCGCCACGGCGCGCGCCCAGGCGCTGGCGCGCGAACGGGTGCTGGCGGTGGTCGCGCACGACCTGCGCACGCCGCTGCAGGTGCTGCAGCTCAGCGCCACGCGCATCCAGCGCTGCGCGGAGGTGCCGCCGGAAGCCGTGGTGCAGCGCATGCTGTCGGCCGTGGGCATGATGGCCTCGCTGGTGGAAGGCCTGCTCCGGCCGTCCGATTCGGCATCGACCGTGCAGGCCCTGCCGCTGGCGACGCTGGCCACGGACGCGGTCGAGATGATGGCGCCCATCGCCGAGAAATGCGGCATCGCGCTCGTGGCGGGGCCGGTGCCCGAGACGCAGGTGCGGGTGGACTACGGACAGATGGTGCGGGTGCTGGGCAACCTGATCGGCAATTCGCTCAAGTACTCGCCCGAGGGCAGCACCGTGCGCATCGCCGGCACCTGCAGTTCGCCGCACGCCGCGCGATCGGTCGAACTCACGGTGGCGGACAACGGCATGGGCATGGCCCCGGAAGAAATCGCCCGCGCGTTCGAGCCGGGCTGGCAGGGCGAGACGGCCCGCGCCCGCAAGGACGGGATCGGCCTGGGCCTGGGCATCGTGAAATCGCTGGTGGAAGCCAACCGCGGCCAGGTGCGCATGGAAAGCCGCCCCGGCCAGGGCACCTCCGTCACCATCACCCTGCCGCACGCCTGA
- a CDS encoding LysE family translocator produces MPTAAQILAFLLAAVLITATPGPDNLMVLGMGMSRGRARGMAFGLGCAAGCLSHTLLAVLGVSAMIAASPAAFTVLKWVGGAYLVWLGVQALRHAGSGGTLRTDVPGQAAQPLRTLFARGMLANAVNPKVVLFFLSFLPQFVVPSQGAVGLQLGVLGMVFTLQAAVLFGLLGCFAGTIGGWLQRRPRAGLWLDRIAGTVFIALGLRMVAAR; encoded by the coding sequence ATGCCCACCGCCGCCCAGATCCTCGCGTTCCTGCTCGCCGCCGTCCTCATCACCGCCACGCCGGGGCCGGACAACCTCATGGTCCTGGGCATGGGCATGTCCCGGGGGCGGGCGCGGGGCATGGCCTTCGGTCTCGGCTGCGCCGCGGGCTGCCTGAGCCACACGCTGCTCGCGGTGCTCGGCGTGAGCGCGATGATCGCGGCGTCCCCCGCCGCGTTCACCGTGCTCAAATGGGTGGGCGGCGCCTACCTCGTGTGGCTCGGCGTGCAGGCCCTGCGCCATGCCGGCAGCGGCGGCACCCTGCGCACCGACGTGCCCGGGCAGGCCGCGCAGCCGCTGCGCACCCTGTTCGCCAGGGGCATGCTGGCGAACGCGGTCAATCCGAAGGTCGTCCTGTTCTTCCTCTCGTTCCTGCCGCAGTTCGTGGTGCCCTCGCAGGGGGCGGTGGGGCTTCAACTGGGCGTGCTGGGAATGGTGTTCACGCTGCAGGCAGCGGTGCTCTTCGGCCTGCTGGGCTGCTTCGCGGGCACCATCGGCGGCTGGCTGCAGCGCCGGCCGCGCGCCGGCCTCTGGCTGGACCGCATCGCGGGCACGGTGTTCATCGCGCTGGGCCTGCGCATGGTGGCGGCGCGCTGA